The genomic interval AAACGGCTTCGACTTTGTCCAGTACGAAGTCCTACTGGCTGACGCACTGCATATAATCTTTCCCTCGTGTCTGTCATGTATAACTAGATTCTTTCCTTGTCCCAATCAGATTTCCATATATTAACTCCAAAACACCACGCCATATGTAACTACCCCCAAAATTACTTTAAAGTAAATTTCTGACCCTGGACAACTGGCTGGTCTTTGGTTGACTTGCCGGTCAAACTCTTGCCGCACATGGCACAGGCTAAATAGCGATATTAGTTATACCCATCAGAGAAACGAAGAGACAAACATACCGTTCCTTTGATATGCACACCGCTGGCAATATTTCTTCCCCTGCTCCGTCTTCGTCTTGCAAAATTCACAAGAAGACGAGTAAGCCGCATAGGGATTCTTCGCCTTGGAGCTAAGGAGCTTGCTCTATACATATTTATCTGTTAATACCCATCCAAAAACCCCTCTGCCATCTATCGTATAGATGGTTAGCGGGTGAGTACACATACCTTGCCAACACCAGTCGATCCTATCGTCGTCTTATTCCCCTTCGCCGCGCCTCCGACAGTGCTGGCCGGAGACCCGTAGTACATTTCATTTTTGCGCTTGACGCCTGGCGTGGCTAGCTCGGTGGAtttcagcttcttctggcATTTGGAGCAGACCATTGTGCAGGATGGAGTTGGGGTTggtggatgttgatgaagatgagttTGATGGTGGATGATAAGATGATGTTCCTAGGTCCGCCACTGCCAAGACATTGTATTCCCCCACATTATTATTGGGCCAAGTACTATGAACAGCATGTAGGAAGTCAGGTAGTTAGTTGGTCAGTGTTTGTATGTAATCTGAATTATATAATTTACTTGGGTATGGGTATGAACATCATGGGTATCGACAGGGGTATCAGCTCAGGAAGATCAAAAAGACAGGAAAATGCAACATGCGGGTGTATAGATGATGGTAAAATAGCGCGCTGAAGCAATCACTTAAGTCTTGTTCAAGGACCATGCTGCGGCGGACACTGTCCCGTGGATGGATAGAACGGCTGCTGGTacggctgctgctgatgggGATACGAACCCTTCTGTGCCTGCCAAGCACTGTCCTGAGGGGTGAGGGATTCCCATTTCACACAGCACCAAAAAATGCCAACGTAGGTCCCCACGTAGAAAACAAATTGGAGAACAGACTCCAGCAGACCCAGGTATTCTGGTGAGGTGTACTTGTCATAGAACAGGTCGAATCGGatagaaagaaaagtccACATCAGGCTGAGTGCAAAGTAGAAGAAagcgccgatgatgagggagatggcggcATTCTATGTATAGACTGTCAGTATCCAGGTCTGCATCCACAGGTAACAAACACAGCTCACCCTTGACCTAAACCGATCGCTACCTCCTTTGACAGTCACAAGAACAGACCAGACCAAAACATCCAACGAAGCCACGAAGAGGAGAATTGCGTTGGCAGTATACAGCTTTTCGGCAGCAGTTATGACCTGCGGCAGAGGGTGCTCTGTGACATAATACACTGTGTTGACAACACCGATGGCAAAGCACGTTATGCCCATTGCGAACAGAACCCCCAAAAATATCCAGTGGAAGATACGCACGGCGGCATACGGCCGGCCCAGATCGGTGAGGCCGTCGAGGAACCGATGGATCAGGCTGTAGAACACGTAGAAGATGAGACACTGCGAGATGTGGTTGAAGAAATCTTGCATCATGGAAGTGATTAGAAAGTATTCTTTCACGACGTCTTGGCCAACGGCGACACCGATATAGATGCAGCTCAGGAGGTTCGCCCTAAAAGTAAGTGGTCGTTAGTGTCCGGTGTGGCCGAAATATGTTTATATACTTACAAAATCCCACAGATCAGAGCAGACCTGATCCCGCCCATCGGCAGCGGACGCCTCTTGGACAGGAAGTTTGTACGCCGGCGGATCCCGCAGCTCCAGATGAGGAAGCCCAACATGGCGGCCCCGGTCGAGGCAGTCATGGCAAGTTCCGCGATGGACATGTGCATGTATTTGGGGTCATATGCAAGGTATGCCCCGGGTTTGGTCTCCCGATCCCAGGGCCATGAGCTGGTATAGTAATCATCGTAGCCGCTATAACACCGAGGCGACAGCATCTTCGCGCGTAGTGCTCGCGCCGCGAGATGGTGCTCAATCGATAACTAAATGTTCGGATCACGTATTGCAGAAGTTACTCGCGTCGAGAGAAGATGAGTAtatttttattttcttgAGGGGAGACATTTGCTTGTTTTTAATTCAACTTTTCTATTTTGAGGAGTGACGCGAAACCGACAGGAGGCTGAAAGACCCCAAAGGGGCGGCTTTTATGACCACGATCTGATTGGCGAGCTCGGGCAAGGCTTGATGAATCACGGTCGGGCAAAAGAATCAAGCCTCTGCCCAGATTCACGAGGCCTATGATTATTGACTGTTGTGCTGGCGCAGCAAGATAATTCAGCCTGTTCCGGCCCCCTTTACGTACGGGCTGAGCCCCTTCCTTACTGGATGGAATGGATTTCACAGATCTTCGCTGGCAGTATTCATGCGTGTGTTTTCAGGCATCCATTTCTACTTCCGAATTGTGGAACTGCCCAGAGAATGTGGGGATGCGATCGGATTTAATCTCGCGAGCGTCTCGGCGTGTCCGTGGTGACCACAGTGAGTTGCCTCCTTCAGCCTAACGCTGACTGTGGCTGAGTTGAGACCGAGCACAGCTGTAGCGCCACCAAACGAGAGCTGATGCGTCTCCACCCTCTGCCGGGGTACGTAAACTGTCAAACCCCGGTCCAGGGAGTATCCCTGGACTGGTTAATGGTGACAGAGGTCAACCACATGTTCGAGCAGGGATCAGAGTATGCATGCGCGCCGTCTCGTGCATTAATGAGGATTATTGTCCCGACCGTAGAATACAACAAGCGATCCCGCCGAGCTGCACAAGGTTTGCCTCCCCGCGGCAAACTCCGTCCGAGCATGCTGCGCGACAGGTGAGCGGCAAGATTGAATCCACCAGTTCGATtgccttttcttttcagCTGCGATCCTTCACAACGTGATTTGAGTCCCCCAGAATGTAGTGACCCGCTTCTTGCGATCTGATCCACATCAAAATCTCAAATGGAGTCGAGTCCCAGCTTCGGCCTGTCCGCGAGTCCCTTCCGAGAATAGGCTTCTCAGGCCCCTGaatgatttttttttctttgtcCTGTTCGCTGAGAGACATGGTGATCGATCTACTTAAATACTAGATGCGAATGCGGGTCAGTTAGgaattattattattttgGTGTTCGAATCTCGGCGGCAGATCtattgtttttctttttctagTTTGGTTCACGCCCCGAATCTGGCATTGTCCGCATTCGGCCATCACATTGACCACATTGACCACCAGTGGGCGCCGGGCGCCTCGCAACTGCTGCATTGCATCTCACTCTTTTCAAGAAAAGCAATATCCCCATGCGCTCTCCTCACACCCCCCTAAAACAAGCGTCTATATTTTGGCTAGGCCCAAACTGTGACACCCGTGTCTCTTGATTATCCGGCCTAGTTGCAGTCCAACGAGACAGCGACATCTTCACTTCTTGCCATTGTTGCAGGTCTTGATAGGAGACTTGACCCGTTGTGCGTGCTCAAATCATTTTTGATTCCGTCATATCAGTCGGGAATCCAATCTGCAACCCAGTATGCCACCCGAAGGCTCATCCTTCACCACTCTCAATCTGCCCCCGGAATTCTCCCTGCCACAATGCATGGAGTACTTCACGCTGTCGGCGGGCCCGAACACGGATCTCTGGCGCAAGCCACCAAACGGCGATACATCTACCGCGCCCATCGTCTTCACATCCCTCCGGCATCCATTCGTCGTGGCCGAAGTCACCGTCAGCGCCGACTGGGAAATGGAATGGCACCAAGGCGGACTGGTGATATTCGCCGGCGCAGCGCCGCAGCCATTTTCCTCTAACTCAGTCCCTTCGGTAACATGCCGATCATCACCGCTCCCACCTTGCAAATGGGTCAAAGCGGGCATGGAGTTCTCCGGAGGCACAGTCAACGCATCTTCCGTCagtgccgccgccgacggcgcAGACTGGTGTCTATCCTCACTAGCCCAGCCAGCAGGTGGGATGGGTATTCATTCACTACGTATCAAACTCGAGCGGGTCGGCCATgcgctctggatctggtatCAGGCTCCCTCGGCATCACCGTACGCGCTCTCTCCCGGGGCGGTGGGTAACACGTGGAAGAAACTGCGCGAAGTGACCTGGTTCTTCTATGGAGTGGAGGACAAGTTCGTGCATGTTGGTGTCTATGCCAGTCGACCGATGAATATCTCTCGCGGAGAGACGATGTGGGATGCGATGCATGGGTTATCGCTAGATGGGTCTTCGGCTACGACGGCGAGTGGATTGGTTGTGGAGTTTGAGGACTTGGAGATTTTCTAGATCCTTTTAATTGGCATGATGACCTTGTGTTCTTCTCCTATGTCTTGGTGATACCTATTTCCTGTTAGCGAGCAAGCCTGATTGTGTGTTGTACGACGAGTCGTGTAATGTCATCAGTAATATCTAGTACCACTTGAAGAATGAAAGCTTCCGGATGAATCCATATGCGAGAAATGGAGCTGAAGATCCAGTATCATTTCTAGCGATGGCAGTTCTTGGCGTATATACGATAGTAAGGTTGAAAGATTTAATCCCTGGACTACTCGGCACCTTTCGCAAGTTTAAACATTTAACaactgttttttttttttgcttaTATAATGGCAACCTCGCTGGGGTGAGACACGTATTTTTAAGCTTTCGCCCATCTGAGCAGAAGACCATCACAGTTGCTCATGGGTGGCTTTGTTATCTACATAGGCATGTTATATTCCTCCGATGCGTGGGAAGGTTCAGTGTATAGCCGAATCTGCTATTGGTTACAGTCTGACGCCTGGGTAGGATACATCGCTGCTTATTCACCAAGTCAATGTTAAGTCGTAGTTGCTAGCTCTTTATGCAGCAACTCGTATCTGTGTCTATCATGATATTCTCTATACTGCGCATAAGTTTAAAACTCAATGATATCATGCTGAGTCAGCCGGACCTTTGCGGGTCGTGATATCTGAAGATCTCTGTTACAGCTGGCAGCAGCTCGATAGGGGGCTCTGCCAGGTATTTCAACGTTATCAATGGATTGTAATGTGTATAAGTGACGTACTGATCAGAATCTTAAAGGCCAATGGCTAGGGGTTGGGGCGTGGATGGGCAGGTTCAATTTTATACatggagacggagaaaaaCCTGCAGCTAAGATCAAAACATAGGAAATGCTGTTTCCCGACAGCCGTCTATCATTGAAATCTAATGATCTATTGTTTGAGCAAATGCAGCGTCACCCCGTTTGTTTTTTTGATATAATATCCTCCAGGAAAGGCACGGTCTCACACACAgagtttttttttgggttggCTCTTTGGAAAAAGCAGAGATGGGTAAGAGAGGAAAAAGGCCCCCAAAATATCGAGACTCTATATGtacaaaagagaaaaggtGGTTGTAGATGACGCTGAAAGTAGTACATGGTAATACATCACGACCAAATACCTTCCCCGGGCCGAATCATATCCTGAAAACAGTGATGAGTTGCTTAGACGTACTTGCACATCATGGCAACCATCAGGTCGAACAGACCCATGGCCTCGACGAAGGCGAAGCCCAGAATGGCGTaggagaagagctggccgcGGAGAGCAGGGTTGCGGGAAACACTCATGAGCAgagcggcgaagacgagacCGATACCGATACCGGCACCACCGAGACCGATGGCGGCGGAACCCATGCCCAGGTTCTTGGAGACCTCGACCATGGCGGAGGCGACCTCAGAAGAGTACTGGCGGCGAGCGGCGTGCTGGGCGAACACCTGGCGGGCGTTGGCCTGGAGGAGAGTGGGCGAGGACACACGCTTGGGGGTCTGGAAAGCAGCGACAggggccttcttctgggaGGTGAAGGTGCGCTTGGCGGCAGTGTTCAGCTGGAAGCGGCCGGCGGGACGGGCGACCTTGGCGCTctgggccatggtggtggccagGCGAGAGGCGAAGACACGAGAGGTGGCCATTTTTGATATGTGGTGTGGTGAGAAttgggggagagaggagagagtGTTGAGGATGTATGGAAAGAAGGAACTTTTCAGGGAGGAAAaagctggagagagagagaattACCCATAAATACTCTACGGGTCAAATTTTCGCCCGTCCGGTACCCAGTCCGTGCTAGTGTGCGCGTGGAAGAGCCCTAATCGGAGCGGACCATGCAGTATTTCACGGGCATTCCTGCTCTGTCTGCGTTTTTCATTCTTACGCCTGTATTATTCTTGCTGGCCTCGGGTTCATTCGGGTTTGGACCGGCCTTGGGGTCCACCAAGGCTTTACTTGGTGTTTGTGAAGCTGCCCGTGGATGGGATGCTAGAAGCTATTGACACCCCTCCCTGCATCTGTCTAGCAttgaaaaaggaagaaacagacTGCTAGGGGCCTATCTGTATTTGTGTCAGGGAGGGAATCGGCGCGACAACCTGGTGATTCTGTCATTCTGGTTCGTATGTACTCCCTTCCCTGCAGTGGATCATCTAATTCAGTGGATTGGGATCCACCGATCCAGAGCTATTGATCCAATCATAACTCTCCCAGGAATCCTCAAACCCACCCTACGTTTCTGGATTTATTCCCGGCGTCACCCAAACTCGGGCCGACTCggattccagctccaccaaCTGCTGGGCAACCGGTCCACCCGAAAGCCACTTGGTCAGTTGATACAGGTCGACGGCGCTCTCCCTTTCCTCGGGAAGGCACTTCACCGAGTGGACCTATTGGGAATACGTAATTATGGACCCATGGGAGTCCGCTTGACCCATCCACTCTCCTGTTGCTGTTCGAGAGTGGTAGAAAGCTCTACATGCAGACCATGCAGGTATACATGGAGCTAGGAACCTGCAGAACAACCCTCCGATACTTATAGGGGGCGTTCTTGCAAGGCGCGGCAGCCAGAAAGAGcgaagcaagaaaaaaaatttcATCACGGACACCGCCCTGCCTTCGCTTCCGGCCGGCCTCCACTCTAATGGATTCCGACCCGCTAGAACCCGAAAAAACCAGCCCGAAAACTTGTCCTGCCCACCGGGTTGCTCCACGAAAGGGGGCGGATGCCGAATTATGATATAGCAGGCTTCGCAGAGCACAGTACAATTCAATTGTGCCCCTGTCGAGGACCCGGAGTGACTTATATACCCAGGACTCGACAGCAAAGAAGACGGCAAGCACCGATGGAAAATTAAATAATTTTAAAATTAAATAATAAAAAAAGGCGGCTCTGCACGCCGCGCATTCTTCCGAAGGGAAATCAATCTCAGCCGGCTGATCCCAACCCTGAACTGCATGGCGTGACCCACACAAGCTCACGCGGCTTAGGGGCCGTTACCGTAAGCCCTTGCGTGAAAGTGTACATATACCGTGTGCACCCAGAGCTGGTCATTGGACTTGCTACAGACTCAATGGTTATTCTGCAGGTGAGAATGGGTTGTCTCAAGTGAGATGCAGCTTGGTGAAGGCTTTCGCAGGGTAAAATTGTGGTGGAGCCAGGGGTTAGAGAGGGTCTCGGGTGTTTTAGGGTATTGTATTACCGTACCATACGCCCCAGCTGACCCGGTCATCGAGGCATCATCGATTTCGGTGAGCGTCATGGGCCCGAATTGTTTGGCTGTTATGCCAGCTAGCATAATTGAGATGGTATAGGAATGTATTAACCCCATGCATATCCAAACTATGGAGAACTATCGCCACAAAAACAATAGTGCTCCTGCTCTATCTATGTAAACCGCTGAACACGGCCTCAGTATGACCTTCACTTGGCCATGTCAATCAGGAGTAGTCTACCCAAGGAATCCACTCCATGGGTCGCCTTGCGTCGTTATGTGGGCAAGGACGTGGAATAATGTGCCTTGACTGGGTACTTGTTCGGGCTTAATTCGGGCTAGTAGATCAGAGTGATAAGAGGCAAGGCAGCCAATAATTATGGAAGGTAAGCTACACAGTGTCTCTTGACTACAAGACAAAGGAAGTGTCTCAGGGCGGCCGAGGGATCTTCATAATAAAAATCATGTGGCCGTGAACAAATTACGGTCAAAGGAAAAGACACGTGCAATGAGAACAGCAGGGACTCAGGAATGATAACGGCGTAGCATTCTTCTCTATCAAAAAACTATTAGGGGTCTGCCGAGATCAGATTCTTCTGACTTCTTTGTTTCACAATC from Penicillium psychrofluorescens genome assembly, chromosome: 5 carries:
- a CDS encoding uncharacterized protein (ID:PFLUO_007487-T1.cds;~source:funannotate) — encoded protein: MATSRVFASRLATTMAQSAKVARPAGRFQLNTAAKRTFTSQKKAPVAAFQTPKRVSSPTLLQANARQVFAQHAARRQYSSEVASAMVEVSKNLGMGSAAIGLGGAGIGIGLVFAALLMSVSRNPALRGQLFSYAILGFAFVEAMGLFDLMVAMMCKYV
- a CDS encoding uncharacterized protein (ID:PFLUO_007484-T1.cds;~source:funannotate), with protein sequence MVCSKCQKKLKSTELATPGVKRKNEMYYGSPASTVGGAAKGNKTTIGSTGVGKSKLLSSKAKNPYAAYSSSCEFCKTKTEQGKKYCQRCAYQRNACAMCGKSLTGKSTKDQPVVQGQKFTLK
- a CDS encoding uncharacterized protein (ID:PFLUO_007486-T1.cds;~source:funannotate), translated to MPPEGSSFTTLNLPPEFSLPQCMEYFTLSAGPNTDLWRKPPNGDTSTAPIVFTSLRHPFVVAEVTVSADWEMEWHQGGLVIFAGAAPQPFSSNSVPSVTCRSSPLPPCKWVKAGMEFSGGTVNASSVSAAADGADWCLSSLAQPAGGMGIHSLRIKLERVGHALWIWYQAPSASPYALSPGAVGNTWKKLREVTWFFYGVEDKFVHVGVYASRPMNISRGETMWDAMHGLSLDGSSATTASGLVVEFEDLEIF
- a CDS encoding uncharacterized protein (ID:PFLUO_007485-T1.cds;~source:funannotate), which gives rise to MLSPRCYSGYDDYYTSSWPWDRETKPGAYLAYDPKYMHMSIAELAMTASTGAAMLGFLIWSCGIRRRTNFLSKRRPLPMGGIRSALICGILANLLSCIYIGVAVGQDVVKEYFLITSMMQDFFNHISQCLIFYVFYSLIHRFLDGLTDLGRPYAAVRIFHWIFLGVLFAMGITCFAIGVVNTVYYVTEHPLPQVITAAEKLYTANAILLFVASLDVLVWSVLVTVKGGSDRFRSRNAAISLIIGAFFYFALSLMWTFLSIRFDLFYDKYTSPEYLGLLESVLQFVFYVGTYVGIFWCCVKWESLTPQDSAWQAQKGSYPHQQQPYQQPFYPSTGQCPPQHGP